In a single window of the Actinomycetes bacterium genome:
- a CDS encoding maleylpyruvate isomerase N-terminal domain-containing protein: protein MPELAMVTAPADRLLAALRRCHDELTARVSRLGEADLTRRSYRIDWSIAQVLSHLGRGAEITLAQLQAARADTTPLGPDDVRPVWARWDARSPQQQAAAFADAVPRLFDAVDALDGAERRRLRPYQIIVGHVDLPTFLAFSLNEQAMHGWEVHVVFEPELPVDAEAVELLVELLPFGASLVDDKVLGALAPARLAIETSDPARRFVLALGDQAHLGLGPAEDGEVSGSLRLPTEALVRLFTGRLDPAHTPAGTRAEGRPFLDELRRLYPLR from the coding sequence ATGCCCGAGCTGGCAATGGTGACCGCACCAGCCGACCGCCTACTCGCGGCGCTGCGCCGCTGCCACGACGAACTGACCGCACGCGTCAGCAGGCTCGGCGAAGCGGACCTCACCCGCCGGTCCTACCGCATCGACTGGTCCATCGCGCAGGTGCTGTCCCACCTGGGCAGGGGCGCCGAGATCACCCTCGCCCAGCTCCAGGCCGCCCGCGCCGACACCACGCCGCTCGGCCCAGACGACGTCCGTCCGGTCTGGGCACGCTGGGACGCCCGCTCACCACAGCAGCAGGCCGCCGCGTTCGCCGACGCGGTCCCCCGCCTGTTCGACGCCGTCGACGCGCTCGACGGCGCCGAACGGCGCCGGCTCCGCCCCTACCAGATCATCGTCGGCCACGTCGACCTGCCCACCTTCCTTGCCTTCTCCCTGAATGAGCAGGCAATGCACGGCTGGGAGGTGCACGTGGTCTTCGAGCCCGAGCTACCTGTGGACGCCGAGGCGGTCGAGCTGCTGGTGGAGCTGCTGCCGTTCGGGGCCAGTCTCGTCGACGACAAGGTGCTCGGCGCGCTCGCGCCCGCCCGGCTGGCCATCGAGACCAGCGACCCCGCCCGCCGGTTCGTCCTGGCCCTCGGCGACCAGGCCCACCTGGGCCTGGGCCCGGCCGAGGACGGGGAGGTGTCGGGGTCCCTGCGGCTGCCGACCGAGGCGCTGGTGCGGCTGTTCACCGGCCGGCTCGACCCCGCGCACACGCCCGCAGGCACCCGTGCCGAGGGCCGGCCGTTCCTGGACGAGCTGCGCCGGCTCTATCCTCTGCGCTGA
- a CDS encoding LuxR C-terminal-related transcriptional regulator, which yields MDGPGQNVDNRTLTNSGLARLLSEAGVEVVGEATDADDLLRMVTLDQPDVRSSTSASGIAGELGISERTVKAASAQMFRKLGLEPSPDVNRRVLAVLTLLRS from the coding sequence TTGGACGGCCCCGGCCAGAATGTGGACAACCGAACGCTCACCAACTCGGGACTCGCGCGGCTGCTCTCCGAGGCCGGCGTCGAGGTCGTCGGGGAGGCGACCGACGCTGACGACCTCCTACGAATGGTGACCCTAGACCAGCCCGACGTGCGATCGTCGACATCCGCTTCCGGCATCGCCGGCGAACTCGGGATCAGCGAACGAACCGTCAAAGCGGCATCTGCCCAGATGTTTCGCAAGCTCGGCCTGGAGCCCTCCCCGGACGTGAACCGTCGCGTGCTCGCCGTGCTCACGCTGCTCCGCAGCTAG